Proteins co-encoded in one Dasypus novemcinctus isolate mDasNov1 chromosome 18, mDasNov1.1.hap2, whole genome shotgun sequence genomic window:
- the LOC101420168 gene encoding ret finger protein-like 3, with amino-acid sequence MAEHFKTATTCPFCMAYLEKPMSLKCGYVCCAHCIGSLKQEQFGGVWLCPFCSAVSQKNDIRPKRQLESLVSKIKELEPHLRGSLQMNPRMLKFQVDVTLDVSTANNHLIVFDDLRSVQYGYLEQNREEGAKRFKAVCVLGSSRFTSGCHYWEVDVGTSREWSLGVCKESVDRQEEILSSERGFWTVGLRNGERYSASTTPSTPLLVNPRLHRVGVFLDMALGNISFCDIRDRSHIFTFTHISPKEPLLPFFAPANIVNDGQGFLRIGPR; translated from the exons ATGGCTGAACACTTTAAAACAGCAACTACGTGTCCCTTCTGCATGGCTTATCTTGAAAAACCCATGTCCCTCAAGTGTGGATATGTCTGCTGCGCGCACTGCATTGGTTCACTGAAGCAGGAACAGTTTGGGGGGGTTTGGTTGTGCCCCTTCTGTTCTGCCGTCTCACAGAAGAATGACATCAGGCCCAAGAGGCAGCTGGAGAGTCTGGTTTCCAAAATCAAAGAACTGGAGCCCCACCTGAGAGGCAGTCTGCAGATGAACCCAAGGATGCTGAAGTTCCAAG TGGACGTGACCTTGGATGTCAGCACGGCCAATAACCACCTCATCGTTTTTGACGACCTGAGGAGTGTCCAATACGGATATTTAGAACAGAACCGGGAAGAGGGTGCCAAGAGATTCAAAGCAGTGTGTGTCCTGGGCTCCTCCAGGTTCACCTCCGGCTGCCATTACTGGGAGGTGGACGTGGGAACCAGCAGAGAATGGTCCCTGGGCGTCTGCAAGGAATCTGTTGATCGACAGGAGGAAATTCTGTCTTCAGAACGTGGCTTCTGGACCGTGGGCTTGAGAAATGGAGAGCGCTACTCTGCCAGCACTACGCCTTCGACTCCTCTCTTAGTGAACCCTCGGCTCCACCGAGTAGGGGTTTTCCTGGACATGGCTCTTGGAAACATTTCCTTTTGTGACATTAGAGATAGATCCCATATCTTTACATTCACCCACATTTCTCCTAAGGAGCCCCTGCTCCCATTTTTTGCTCCTGCAAATATAGTTAATGATGGTCAAGGCTTCCTGAGAATTGGCCCTCGATGA